From one Lycium barbarum isolate Lr01 chromosome 6, ASM1917538v2, whole genome shotgun sequence genomic stretch:
- the LOC132598845 gene encoding protein EXECUTER 1, chloroplastic has translation MASIAPPPTFDVNPLKFNFSNPKFTSPLKRSSLSTSRVSGSTFCCRCRNGNGDPSSSWRWDVAFQDALKNAMKKLDDYVNGSKRVGIAERDSNEISVDVEEWDWERWKTHFTEVEEEERLVSVLKSQLTHAVSREDYEDAARLKVAIAASATKDIVGRVMSHVNKAVEEERYRDAIFMRDYAGTGLVGWWAGISEDVNDPYGRIIRISAEHGRYVARSYSPRQLVSAVEGAPLFEIFLTVDNKGEYRQQAVYLKRKPVQQDLPITSSKLPGASSNLDILSPSENKSDMFDKISDAEEDSEDKDDDFGFQNALRDMIPGVQVKVLKVTAPGKVDRDLISKVIEQIMDEEDEEKDYDLDSVDDEDEIKVERDGEQNVIDLDTDNGVSDGEEQSQIAVRVVVGGLMQNTSSGAQHKDLLQVPARLENKGHLSFTFSIEEDENRSNSSGSGQSPPNKKSRLHGQRSLDNVMVDLAKYISKGKIPMKVLKDMGELISLTLTQARNRQPLSKSTTFNRIEVSASRDPLNGLYIGAHGLHTSEVIHLRRRFGQWKEDGSPKELSRLEFYEYVEAVKLTGDSYVPAGQIAFRARIGKKYQLPHKGIIPEEFGVIARYKGQGRLAEPGFRNPRWVDGELVILDGKYIKGGPVVGFVYWDPEYHFLVFFHRLRLHE, from the exons ATGGCATCGATTGCTCCACCACCAACATTTGATGTAAACCCTCTCAAATTCAACTTCTCAAACCCTAAATTCACATCCCCATTGAAGCGCTCATCTCTTTCTACCTCTAGGGTTTCCGGTTCCACTTTCTGTTGCCGTTGCCGTAACGGTAACGGTGATCCATCTTCTTCTTGGAGATGGGACGTGGCGTTTCAGGATGCTCTTAAGAATGCTATGAAGAAGTTAGATGATTATGTGAATGGCTCAAAAAGAGTGGGGATTGCTGAGAGGGATAGTAATGAAATAAGTGTTGATGTTGAAGAATGGGATTGGGAGAGATGGAAAACGCATTTCACTGAGGTTGAAGAGGAAGAACGTTTGGTTTCTGTTTTAAAG TCACAGTTGACTCATGCTGTTAGTAGAGAAGATTATGAAGATGCTGCTAGACTCAAGGTGGCCATTGCGGCTTCAGCTACTAAGGACATTGTTGGAAGAGTGATGTCTCATGTAAAT AAAGCCGTAGAAGAAGAGCGCTACAGGGACGCAATATTTATGCGTGATTATGCTGGTACAGGATTG GTTGGATGGTGGGCTGGAATTTCAGAAGATGTTAATGATCCATATGGCCGCATTATTCGTATAAGTGCTGAGCATGGAAGATATGTGGCCAGAAGTTACAGTCCACG CCAGCTTGTTTCGGCTGTGGAAGGTGCCCCTCTCTTTGAAATATTTCTTACAGTGGATAATAAAGGCGAATACAGGCAACAG GCGGTTTACTTGAAGAGAAAGCCAGTTCAGCAAGATTTACCTATTACTTCTTCAAAGCTACCTGGCGCTTCCAGTAACTTGGACATTCTTAGTCCCTCTGAAAACAAAAGTGATATGTTTGATAAAATCTCAGATGCTGAGGAAGATAGTGAAGATAAGGATGATGATTTTGGCTTTCAGAATGCGTTGAGAGACATGATTCCAGGGGTACAGGTCAAGGTTTTAAAAGTGACAGCTCCAGGGAAGGTAGATAGAGATCTAATATCAAAGGTCATTGAGCAAataatggatgaggaagatgaaGAAAAGGACTATGATTTAGACAGTGTGGACGATGAAGATGAAATTAAGGTGGAAAGAGATGGAGAGCAGAATGTGATTGATTTGGATACAGACAACGGGGTTAGTGATGGTGAAGAGCAGAGCCAAATTGCGGTTAGGGTGGTTGTTGGTGGTCTTATGCAGAACACTTCGAGTGGTGCACAGCATAAAGACCTGCTTCAAGTACCGGCGAGGCTAGAGAATAAGGGTCACCTGTCATTTACTTTCAGTATAGAGGAAGATGAGAACAGAAGCAATTCCTCTGGCAGTGGACAATCTCCCCCAAATAAAAAGTCTAGGCTCCACGGTCAACGTAGCTTGGATAATGTGATGGTTGATCTCGCTAAGTACATTAGCAAGGGGAAAATACCTATGAAG GTCCTTAAAGATATGGGGGAATTGATCAGCCTCACTCTTACTCAGGCACGGAATCGTCAGCCATTGTCAAAGTCAACCACCTTTAACCGCATTGAGGTTTCAGCATCTCGGGACCCACTAAATG GATTATATATTGGTGCTCATGGTCTCCACACTTCGGAAGTCATCCACCTTAGGCGAAGATTTGGTCAGTGGAAAGAAGACGGTAGCCCTAAGGAGTTGTCACGTTTAGAGTTTTACGAGTATGTTGAAGCTGTAAAATTAACTGGAGATTCTTATGTCCCAGCTGGTCAG ATAGCATTCCGTGCAAGAATTGGAAAAAAATATCAACTTCCACATAAAGGGATTATTCCAGAAGAATTTGGTGTG ATTGCTCGATACAAGGGACAAGGAAGGCTGGCAGAGCCTGGTTTTCGGAATCCCAGATGGGTTGATGGTGAACTGGTTATCCTAGATGGAAAG TACATTAAAGGAGGGCCTGTTGTGGGTTTTGTCTACTGGGACCCTGaatatcatttcttagtgttcttcCATCGGCTTAGGCTGCACGAGTGA
- the LOC132598846 gene encoding nicotinamidase 1-like, with amino-acid sequence MVLKAVDILKNEIPIEEESVVITEDVKAGLVLVDIINGFCTVGAGNLAPREPNRQITEMIDESARLARVFCDKNLPVLAFLDSHHPDKLEHPYPSHCITGTDESNLVPALRWMEKEPNVTIRRKDCYDGYIGSFEEDGSNVFVDWVKNNKIQILLVVGVCTDICVLDFVCSTLSAKNHGFLNPLEEVVVYSQACATFDFPASMARNTKDISPHPQELMHHVGLYMAKGRGAKIAREVSFNSFEKP; translated from the exons ATGGTACTAAAAGCAGTAGACATCTTGAAGAATGAAATTCCCATAGAGGAGGAATCAGTGGTCATCACTGAAGATGTTAAGGCTGGTCTTGTTCTTGTGGACATCATCAATGGATTTTGCACTGTTGGTGCTGGAAATCTG GCACCAAGAGAACCAAACAGGCAGATCACTGAAATGATAGATGAATCAGCAAGGCTTGCTAGAGTGTTCTGTGACAAGAATTTGCCAGTTCTTGCCTTTCTTGATTCACACCATCCTGATAAACTTGAACACCCTTATCCTTCTCACTGCATCACTGGCACTGACGAATCCAACTTGGTTCCTG CACTTAGATGGATGGAGAAAGAACCAAATGTGACAATCAGGCGCAAAGATTGCTATGATGGTTATATTGGCTCTTTCGAGGAGGATGGCTCTAATGTATTTGTCGATTGGGTGAAGAACAACAAAATTCAAATT TTGTTGGTGGTAGGGGTATGCACAGACATTTGTGTCCTGGACTTCGTTTGCTCTACATTATCAGCTAAGAACCACGGTTTCCTCAATCCTTTGGAGGAAGTAGTAGTTTACTCCCAGGCATGTGCCACCTTCGATTTTCCTGCCTCCATGGCAAGGAACACCAAAGATATCTCTCCACATCCTCAG GAGCTAATGCATCATGTGGGACTTTATATGGCCAAGGGAAGGGGTGCGAAAATAGCTAGAGAAGTTTCCTTCAACAGCTTCGAGAAACCATAA